Proteins encoded together in one Ignavibacteria bacterium window:
- a CDS encoding DUF4136 domain-containing protein, producing MRKRKLLLSMMLTLFVITASLMLYSCYPYSSTNPSDFDVVVTLHDDLGNFRGQYKKYVMRDSIAHISDGVSSNSVTREYDNLIRSKVVNNLTNFGYTRVTDTAVADVIITLAVAKSTSVYISSYYPDPYWFWGYGPGYYPWTAAYAVTTGSVLTTMYDKNKYKPGTTQRSAVWMSILNGALNGTDASSRISGGIDKSFSQSQYLKAAN from the coding sequence ATGAGGAAAAGAAAATTACTTTTAAGTATGATGCTTACGTTATTTGTTATAACCGCATCATTAATGCTTTATTCATGCTATCCGTACAGCAGCACAAATCCTTCGGATTTTGATGTTGTTGTAACTCTGCATGACGACCTCGGCAACTTCAGGGGTCAGTATAAAAAATATGTTATGCGTGATTCTATTGCACACATCTCGGACGGAGTGAGCAGCAATTCGGTAACAAGAGAGTACGACAATTTAATCCGCTCAAAGGTTGTCAACAACCTGACAAACTTTGGTTACACCCGCGTTACCGATACAGCGGTCGCTGACGTAATAATCACTCTCGCAGTCGCAAAATCAACATCCGTGTACATCAGCAGCTACTATCCTGATCCGTACTGGTTCTGGGGATACGGACCCGGTTATTATCCGTGGACGGCGGCTTATGCCGTAACGACAGGTTCCGTTCTGACCACGATGTACGATAAGAACAAGTACAAACCGGGAACGACTCAAAGGTCGGCAGTCTGGATGAGTATCTTAAACGGTGCGTTAAACGGAACAGATGCTTCATCAAGGATATCCGGCGGAATAGATAAAAGTTTTTCACAGTCGCAGTATTTAAAAGCAGCAAATTAA